A stretch of Passer domesticus isolate bPasDom1 chromosome 23, bPasDom1.hap1, whole genome shotgun sequence DNA encodes these proteins:
- the TIRAP gene encoding toll/interleukin-1 receptor domain-containing adapter protein produces the protein MAGWFRRLLHKPKPSSAESLKSSHSASSSPSSSSSSSAKSSSSSPGTSLATSSISLSPVSAVDISASDSPRWDKSYDVCICHSEGDVELVLELVSYLEGQPESFRCFLQLRDAAAGSAVVTELCDAVQNSHCWVMLITPGFLQDPWCRYQMHQALAEAPMANGRTIPVLKDVDRKDYPRELRNIYYIYMALKEKSFRQIRDTVMRYLQELCRSSTKSME, from the exons GTTGGTTTAGGCGGCTCCTGCACAAACCCAAGCCCAGCTCAGCGGAAAGCCTCAAGTCCAGCCACTCTGCTTCATCCtcgccttcctcctcctcctcgtcctctgCCAAGAGCTCCAGCTCTTCTCCTGGCACGAGCCTGGCCACCAGCTCCATCTCCCTGTCACCCGTGTCAGCAGTGGACATCAGCGCCTCCGACAGTCCCCGGTGGGACAAGAGCTACGACGTCTGCATCTGCCACAGCGAGGGGGACgtggagctggtgctggagctggtgTCCTACCTGGAGGGGCAGCCCGAGAGCTTCCgctgcttcctgcagctgcGGGACGCGGCGGCGGGCAGCGCGGTGGTGACGGAGCTGTGCGACGCCGTGCAGAACAGCCACTGCTGGGTCATGCTCATCACCCCCGGCTTCCTGCAGGACCCCTGGTGCCGGTACCAGATGCACCAGGCCTTGGCCGAGGCTCCCATGGCCAACGGACGCACCATCCCGGTGCTGAAGGACGTGGATCGCAAGGATTATCCCAGGGAGCTGCGGAACATCTACTACATCTACATGGCGCTGAAGgagaagagcttcaggcagatcAGAGACACTGTCATGCGCT accTCCAGGAACTGTGCCGGAGCTCCACAAAAAGCATGGAGTAG